TCGAGTGAGACCAAGCTTGGAATAGCTGGATCGAATCTGTTTTCAAAGCGCCGCAGAGGCCAGGCATCTTCCACAACTGCCAGGGCCCCCAAGGCAATCTCACGTGGATTGACGGGCTGGCGATTCAGCTGGAAATCGGCATGCGTTAAGCGCTGCAATTGCAGGTGGCGCTCAATCATGTCGGCCATGCGTTTGCTGGTCATACGCAGGCGATCAATACGCTCTTGGGACTGCGGGTTCACAGCCCCGATATCTTTGATTAAGTTGGTCAGCCCCATGCTGATGGCCGCAAGCGGTGTGCGCAAATCATGGGCCACGCCGGCGAAAAACAACGTCTGCTCTTTACGCAACGCCTGCTCCTGGTTGGCCAGTTGCATCGCGCTCTGGGCCAGGGTTTCAGAGCGGCGGCGCTCCACAATGGCACGACGTACTTCTGAAATGGCGCCTTGATAGGCAAGAAACAAAAACCCAACCGTTCCGGCGATCCAGACATATTCGTAAAACGGAATTGGCGCAATCCACCCCAACGCAATCATGGGCGCAATAAAGTAGCTCACGGAGAAGATTAAAAACCCCACAAGAAAATAATTCGCGCCTTCCATACCAACACGGAAATTACGAAACGCGATCCAACCAATGATCGACACGCCCGTAATCAACGACATCATGATGAATGGCCCGCCCACAGTGGCGTAAACACCAAAATAGCGGGTCAATGGTGCCAGCAATGCCACTGCCGCAATGCCGCGCAACAGCCGATCAATAATTGGGTAGTGCTGATTGATAGCAAGTGGCCCGCGAAATACCCAAAGCACAGAAGCCACAAAGACACCAACTGTCCAGGGCACCAAGTTATCGCCAACCCAAGGTGTGTTTTGAAAGACGATCTGGCTCCACAGACCAAGCTGTGCCATCGACCCCGAAATCAGCAAGACCCCCAGCGCCGATAGGCCAAGAAACTGCCGATTACGGCTCCAGAAAAAACTGTTCAAGTTCACCAGCGTGGTGATCAACGCCATCGCTAACAGCGCACCGATCAACAAATTTTCTTTTTGAATGCCTTGCAAAAACGCCTCTGGTGTGTAGAGCAAGAGCGAACCGGTTAGGGTCGAATCACCTTGTAACCGAATATAAAAAACATTGTGCTGCTCATCTTTAAGCGACACGGGAAAGACCGGGGTGCGATGCGGGTAGTTGCGGATCAGATATGGAAATTTATCGCCCGCCTGCATCTCCCGAAACCCATCCGCGGTTGGAAGATAAAACCGAAAATCATCAATGTAAGACGTGTTGTATCGAATGAGCCAGTCTGCATAAGCAAACCGCTCTCGTGAGAGCGCGACACGAACCCATAGTGCGTCGTTGGTATAGCCAAAATTCAAGCCATTAATGGCGGGCTGAAATTTGGGCGCATAGGCTGCCGATGCGATGGTCTCTATCGTGAGAGATCGACTTGGGTCACGTAGCACCGAGAGCTCGGCAGGCCCGAGTGTGTGCGTGGTCTCACCTGCACGCAGGGGGCCATCGGCCTGCGCAAATGGCGCCGCACTCATGACAACAACTAAAAAGATGGCGTTAAAGAGGCGCTTGAGATGCCCGATGCATGTCCCTGGCCACCGAATCATGGCGCTTACTTCAAGTCTTTCCAGGAATCGTCTTCGCGAAGCTGGGCTTCAATGGCTTCGCGCTCACGGCGGACCTGCTCTTCTTTTCGTTTGCCCA
The nucleotide sequence above comes from beta proteobacterium MWH-UniP1. Encoded proteins:
- a CDS encoding sensor histidine kinase, whose protein sequence is MSAAPFAQADGPLRAGETTHTLGPAELSVLRDPSRSLTIETIASAAYAPKFQPAINGLNFGYTNDALWVRVALSRERFAYADWLIRYNTSYIDDFRFYLPTADGFREMQAGDKFPYLIRNYPHRTPVFPVSLKDEQHNVFYIRLQGDSTLTGSLLLYTPEAFLQGIQKENLLIGALLAMALITTLVNLNSFFWSRNRQFLGLSALGVLLISGSMAQLGLWSQIVFQNTPWVGDNLVPWTVGVFVASVLWVFRGPLAINQHYPIIDRLLRGIAAVALLAPLTRYFGVYATVGGPFIMMSLITGVSIIGWIAFRNFRVGMEGANYFLVGFLIFSVSYFIAPMIALGWIAPIPFYEYVWIAGTVGFLFLAYQGAISEVRRAIVERRRSETLAQSAMQLANQEQALRKEQTLFFAGVAHDLRTPLAAISMGLTNLIKDIGAVNPQSQERIDRLRMTSKRMADMIERHLQLQRLTHADFQLNRQPVNPREIALGALAVVEDAWPLRRFENRFDPAIPSLVSLDGELIELALVNLLTNAAKYSPEQSPVQLLVQMTDEQLCFSVIDYGSGVPDNEVDRLFKIYWRSPSGGAEQAGKEGFGIGLATVRRIAELHQGRASYHRTVHEGRSLSEFRLEIPL